Proteins co-encoded in one Pseudomonas fluorescens genomic window:
- a CDS encoding molecular chaperone HscC yields MQDATLSRPALLGIDLGTTNSLIAVWQNGQARLIPNALGDVLTPSVVSLDEDDTILVGKAARARLTTHPERTAAAFKRFMGSEKRLELGGRSFSPEELSALVIGSLKQDAEAFLGHPVSEAVISVPAYFSDEQRKRTLFAAELAGLKVSRLINEPTAAAMAYGLHEQKFERTLIFDLGGGTFDVTVLEYALPLIEVHASTGDNFLGGEDFTAALLQDCLKTWQLNPAHIEAQNLASLCDALEQLKCKLAEGTQTLNWRNGDSSYEWTLDEATALKAWEPFLTRLRAPIEQALRDARLKPRDLDSLVLVGGATRMPAVQQMVATLFGRLPYRHLDPDTIVALGAATQAACKARDGAVEELILTDVCPYTLGISTSRGEGISGAFSPIIERNTVIPTSRVQRFYTTHPKQESIRIAVYQGERPWVRDNIFIDAFDVPVTASEQIQALDVRFSYDINGLLEVDVNLLDSGERHSHSIDRSPTGLDEQSRQNSHDRLAALKIHPRDALPNRTLLARLERAWTQSLGDDRERIADWLDTFTTVLGSQQSEEIASHRSQLNKALDQLRL; encoded by the coding sequence ATGCAGGATGCAACCCTCTCCCGCCCGGCCCTGCTGGGCATTGACCTTGGCACCACCAACAGTTTGATCGCCGTCTGGCAGAACGGTCAGGCCCGGTTGATCCCCAACGCACTCGGCGACGTGCTCACACCTTCGGTCGTCAGCCTCGATGAGGATGACACCATTCTCGTCGGCAAAGCCGCCCGCGCCCGACTGACCACACATCCGGAACGCACTGCCGCCGCGTTCAAGCGCTTCATGGGCAGTGAAAAGCGTCTGGAACTGGGAGGACGCTCATTCAGCCCGGAAGAACTCTCGGCGCTGGTGATCGGCTCACTCAAACAGGATGCCGAGGCTTTTCTCGGCCACCCGGTTTCTGAAGCGGTGATTTCCGTGCCGGCGTATTTCAGTGACGAGCAACGCAAACGCACGCTGTTCGCTGCCGAACTGGCGGGCCTGAAAGTTTCTCGGCTGATCAACGAACCGACCGCCGCCGCGATGGCGTACGGTCTGCACGAACAGAAATTCGAACGCACGCTGATCTTCGATCTGGGCGGCGGGACTTTCGATGTCACGGTGCTGGAATATGCGTTGCCACTGATTGAAGTGCATGCGTCCACCGGTGACAACTTTTTGGGTGGTGAAGACTTTACTGCGGCCTTACTGCAGGACTGCCTCAAGACGTGGCAGCTCAACCCCGCGCACATTGAAGCCCAGAATCTGGCCAGCCTTTGCGACGCCCTTGAACAACTCAAGTGCAAGCTCGCCGAGGGCACTCAAACCCTGAACTGGCGCAATGGCGACAGCTCGTATGAATGGACGCTGGACGAAGCGACAGCGCTAAAGGCCTGGGAACCGTTTCTGACCCGATTGCGCGCCCCCATCGAACAGGCCTTGCGCGACGCCCGGCTCAAGCCCCGAGACCTCGACAGCCTGGTGCTGGTGGGCGGTGCCACACGGATGCCGGCGGTGCAGCAGATGGTGGCCACACTGTTCGGACGCCTGCCTTACCGACACCTCGACCCGGACACGATCGTCGCACTGGGTGCGGCGACGCAAGCGGCGTGCAAGGCGCGCGATGGTGCGGTTGAGGAACTGATCCTGACCGACGTCTGCCCCTACACCCTGGGAATTTCGACCAGCCGCGGAGAAGGCATCAGCGGTGCTTTTTCACCGATCATCGAGCGCAATACCGTTATTCCGACATCCAGGGTGCAGCGCTTTTACACCACGCATCCGAAACAGGAGAGCATTCGCATCGCGGTCTACCAAGGCGAACGTCCTTGGGTGCGCGATAACATTTTCATTGATGCCTTTGATGTACCGGTGACTGCAAGCGAGCAGATCCAGGCTCTGGACGTGCGTTTCAGCTACGACATCAACGGCTTGCTCGAGGTCGACGTCAACCTGCTGGACAGCGGCGAACGTCACAGCCACAGCATCGACCGAAGCCCGACCGGGCTCGACGAACAATCGCGACAAAACAGTCACGACCGGCTCGCCGCCCTGAAAATCCACCCCCGCGACGCCCTGCCCAACCGGACGCTGCTGGCAAGGCTGGAGCGCGCGTGGACGCAAAGCCTGGGAGACGATCGCGAACGCATTGCCGACTGGCTGGACACGTTCACCACCGTGCTCGGCAGCCAGCAATCGGAGGAAATTGCCAGTCACCGGTCACAACTCAACAAAGCACTGGATCAACTTCGCCTCTAA
- a CDS encoding PAS domain S-box protein, with the protein MPKSVDRIPPMPRIQAIDPRRSEQSWESAPQLLAALNGARLGAWYWDIERGQISWSRGTQALFGFDPRQPLPEDLEYLDLLPPEDRAKTIRAFHAVIAGAPLEQAMHHRIRWPDGSLHWLEINGSLLPDKHGRPRMIGVIREITHQRQREQALSSSEKRFATLFHLCPNMVLLTRQEDGLISEANQYFESLFGWPVQSAIGRTTLELGLWVHPEQRAELVKKTKAKGELISMEVQFRASNGQVHDGILSAQKVELEGQPYLLSTFLDTTERKAAEHALKDSQERLDLALDSAQLGTWDWHIPSGMLYGSARAAQLHGLEPIPFHESFDEFFEGVPGEERDSMRDAYRSLREGPAGNYQLTYRVQLPDGSSRYLESRARLYRDENGAPLRMAGTLLDITDQVEREQRLVASEEKFATLFQVSPDPICVTRQETGEFIEINSSFTQTFGWSATDVIGHTAEEIGLWDASAKSLQRIERVIREQGLSNVAIIVQHKDGQSLTCVISSRQISVGNQPCIVTTLRDITQQQRSEAALKASEEKFAKAFHSSPDAITITERDTGRYLEVNDGFCRLTGYRADEVVGKTVYQVGIWAEEKQRSALLAELQIKGRVHHQEMLGRNKRGEILTVEVSVEPITLNETACLLLTARDVSLLKNAEAQIRHLAYHDPLTNLPNRALLMDRLSQQIALLKRHNLRGALLFLDLDHFKHINDSLGHPVGDTVLKIITARLEASVRMEDTVARLGGDEFVVLLSGLEGTRNEVSAQVRELADTIRELLSEPMFLDGQRLQVTPSIGVALIPDHGSTPTDLLKRADIALYRAKDSGRNTTQMYHNTMQKAASERLRMETDLRLALSRGEFSMHFQPQVDARDNRIIGAEALVRWNHPELGAQSPTEFIKVLEDSGLILEVGTWILDEACEAFKQLIAEKLIDPLAFSLCVNISPRQFRQNDFVERIERSMSSHGLPCSLLKLEITEGIVIQNLEDTISKMRRLKKLGVSFAMDDFGTGYSSLTYLKRLPVDTLKIDQSFIRDATSDPNDAEIIRAIVAMARSLELEVIAEGVETPEQLEFLQGLGCHLYQGYLHSRPVALEVLKTLLE; encoded by the coding sequence ATGCCGAAATCTGTTGACCGTATTCCGCCGATGCCGCGTATTCAGGCCATTGACCCACGGCGTTCCGAACAGAGCTGGGAGAGCGCGCCGCAATTGCTCGCGGCGCTCAACGGCGCCCGCCTCGGCGCCTGGTATTGGGACATCGAGCGCGGGCAGATCAGTTGGTCGCGGGGCACTCAGGCCTTGTTCGGCTTCGATCCACGGCAACCACTGCCCGAAGATCTTGAATACCTCGACCTGCTGCCGCCAGAGGACCGGGCAAAAACCATTCGCGCCTTCCACGCGGTGATTGCCGGCGCGCCACTGGAACAGGCGATGCACCATCGCATCCGCTGGCCCGATGGCAGCCTGCACTGGCTGGAGATCAATGGCAGCCTGCTGCCGGACAAGCATGGCCGCCCCCGAATGATCGGGGTGATCCGTGAAATCACCCATCAGCGGCAACGGGAACAGGCCCTCAGCAGCTCGGAGAAACGTTTTGCGACACTGTTTCACCTGTGCCCGAACATGGTGCTGCTGACCCGCCAGGAAGACGGCCTGATCAGCGAGGCCAATCAGTATTTCGAAAGCCTCTTCGGCTGGCCGGTGCAGAGCGCCATCGGTCGCACCACCCTTGAACTGGGCCTGTGGGTGCACCCCGAGCAGCGGGCGGAGCTGGTCAAGAAGACCAAGGCCAAGGGTGAACTGATCAGCATGGAGGTGCAGTTTCGTGCCAGCAACGGCCAGGTCCACGACGGTATTCTCAGCGCACAGAAAGTCGAGCTTGAGGGCCAGCCTTACCTTTTGAGCACGTTTCTCGACACCACCGAACGCAAAGCCGCCGAACATGCGCTCAAGGACAGCCAGGAACGCCTCGATCTGGCGCTGGACTCGGCGCAACTCGGCACCTGGGACTGGCACATCCCCAGCGGTATGCTTTACGGCTCGGCGCGGGCCGCGCAATTGCACGGACTGGAACCGATTCCGTTTCACGAATCGTTCGATGAATTCTTTGAAGGCGTGCCCGGCGAAGAGCGCGACAGCATGCGCGACGCCTACCGCAGCCTGCGCGAGGGCCCGGCGGGCAACTATCAGCTGACGTATCGCGTGCAGTTGCCGGACGGCAGCTCGCGCTACCTGGAAAGCCGCGCCCGCCTCTATCGCGACGAAAACGGCGCGCCGCTGCGCATGGCGGGCACCTTGCTCGACATCACCGATCAGGTCGAACGCGAACAACGCCTGGTGGCTTCCGAAGAGAAATTCGCCACCCTGTTTCAGGTCAGCCCCGACCCGATCTGCGTCACGCGCCAGGAAACCGGGGAATTCATCGAAATCAACTCCAGTTTCACCCAGACCTTCGGCTGGAGCGCCACTGACGTGATCGGCCACACCGCCGAAGAAATCGGTCTATGGGACGCCTCGGCGAAAAGCCTGCAACGCATCGAACGGGTGATCCGCGAACAGGGCCTGAGCAATGTCGCGATCATCGTGCAGCACAAGGACGGCCAATCGTTGACCTGCGTGATTTCCAGCCGCCAGATCAGCGTCGGCAACCAGCCGTGCATTGTCACCACGCTGCGCGACATCACCCAGCAACAGCGCTCGGAAGCGGCGCTGAAGGCCAGTGAAGAGAAGTTCGCAAAGGCGTTTCACTCCAGCCCCGACGCCATCACCATCACTGAACGCGACACCGGACGCTATCTGGAGGTCAATGACGGTTTCTGCCGCCTCACCGGCTATCGCGCTGACGAAGTGGTGGGCAAAACCGTGTATCAGGTGGGTATCTGGGCCGAGGAAAAGCAGCGTTCGGCACTGCTCGCCGAGCTACAGATCAAGGGCCGCGTGCACCATCAGGAAATGCTCGGGCGCAACAAGCGCGGCGAGATCCTGACGGTGGAAGTCTCGGTAGAGCCGATCACCCTCAACGAAACCGCGTGCCTGCTGCTCACCGCCCGGGACGTCAGCCTGCTGAAGAACGCCGAAGCACAGATCCGCCATCTGGCCTATCACGATCCGCTGACCAACCTGCCCAACCGCGCCCTACTGATGGATCGCCTGAGCCAGCAGATCGCCCTGCTCAAGCGCCACAACCTGCGCGGCGCTTTGCTGTTTCTCGATCTGGATCACTTCAAGCACATCAACGACTCGCTCGGCCATCCGGTCGGCGACACGGTGCTGAAAATCATCACCGCGCGGCTTGAGGCCAGCGTGCGCATGGAAGACACCGTGGCGCGGCTCGGTGGCGATGAATTCGTAGTGTTGCTCAGCGGTCTGGAAGGCACGCGCAACGAAGTCAGCGCTCAGGTACGCGAGCTGGCCGACACCATTCGCGAGTTGCTGTCGGAGCCGATGTTCCTCGACGGCCAGCGCCTGCAAGTGACGCCGAGCATCGGCGTGGCGCTGATTCCCGATCACGGCTCGACCCCGACCGATCTGCTCAAACGCGCCGACATTGCGCTGTACCGGGCCAAGGATTCGGGGCGCAACACCACGCAGATGTATCACAACACCATGCAGAAAGCGGCCAGCGAACGGCTGCGCATGGAGACCGACCTGCGTCTGGCGCTGTCCCGGGGCGAATTCAGCATGCATTTCCAGCCACAAGTGGACGCCCGGGACAACCGCATCATCGGCGCCGAAGCATTGGTGCGCTGGAATCACCCGGAGCTTGGCGCGCAATCGCCCACCGAATTCATCAAGGTGCTGGAGGACAGCGGGCTGATTCTGGAGGTTGGCACCTGGATCCTCGATGAGGCCTGCGAAGCCTTCAAGCAATTGATCGCCGAAAAGCTGATCGATCCTCTGGCCTTCAGCCTGTGCGTGAACATCAGCCCCCGGCAGTTCCGCCAGAACGACTTCGTCGAGCGCATCGAGCGCAGCATGAGCAGCCATGGGCTGCCCTGCTCGCTGCTGAAACTGGAGATCACCGAAGGCATCGTCATCCAGAACCTGGAAGACACCATCAGCAAAATGCGTCGCCTGAAAAAACTCGGTGTGAGCTTTGCCATGGACGATTTCGGCACCGGCTATTCATCGTTGACCTATCTGAAGCGATTGCCGGTGGACACGCTGAAGATCGATCAGTCGTTTATCCGCGACGCCACCAGCGATCCCAACGACGCCGAAATCATCCGCGCCATCGTCGCCATGGCCCGCAGCCTGGAACTGGAAGTGATCGCCGAAGGCGTGGAAACACCCGAGCAGTTGGAGTTCCTTCAAGGGCTGGGCTGCCATTTGTATCAGGGCTATCTGCACAGTCGGCCGGTGGCGCTGGAAGTGTTGAAAACCTTGCTGGAGTGA
- a CDS encoding LysR family transcriptional regulator: MDLANLNAFIAIAESGSFSGAGERLHLTQPAISKRIAGLEQQLNVRLFDRLGREVGLTEAGRALLPRAYQILNVLDDTRRALTNLTGEVTGRLTLATSHHIGLHRLPPLLREYTRRYPQVALDIQFLDSEVAYEEILHGRAELAVITLAPEPHTLVKATPVWDDPLDFVVAPEHTLISNGAVTLADIAGHPAVFPGGNTFTHHIVQKLFEAQGLTPNIAMSTNYLETIKMMVSIGLAWSVLPRTMLDDQVARIPLPGIQLSRQLGYILHTERTLSNAARAFMALLDAQIDLPGTLG, from the coding sequence ATGGATCTGGCCAACCTCAATGCTTTTATCGCGATTGCCGAGTCCGGGAGCTTCTCCGGTGCCGGTGAACGCCTGCACCTGACGCAACCGGCGATCAGCAAACGCATCGCCGGACTGGAGCAGCAATTGAATGTGCGGCTGTTCGACCGACTGGGCCGTGAAGTGGGCCTGACCGAAGCCGGCCGGGCGTTGCTGCCACGGGCCTATCAGATTCTCAACGTGCTGGACGACACGCGCCGCGCCCTGACCAACCTGACCGGTGAAGTCACAGGGCGCCTGACCCTGGCCACCAGTCACCACATCGGCCTGCACCGTTTGCCCCCCTTATTAAGGGAGTACACCCGCCGCTACCCACAGGTTGCGCTGGATATTCAGTTCCTCGATTCGGAAGTGGCCTACGAGGAGATTCTCCATGGCCGCGCAGAACTGGCGGTCATCACCCTGGCGCCGGAGCCGCACACGCTGGTCAAGGCCACACCGGTCTGGGATGACCCGCTGGATTTTGTGGTCGCCCCGGAACACACATTGATCAGCAACGGCGCTGTCACATTGGCCGACATTGCCGGCCATCCGGCAGTTTTTCCCGGCGGCAACACCTTTACCCACCACATCGTTCAAAAGCTGTTCGAGGCTCAGGGCCTGACGCCGAACATCGCCATGAGCACCAACTATCTGGAAACCATCAAGATGATGGTGTCGATCGGCCTGGCCTGGAGCGTTTTGCCACGCACCATGCTCGACGATCAGGTGGCGCGCATACCTTTACCGGGCATACAACTCAGTCGCCAGCTAGGCTATATCCTGCACACCGAACGGACGCTGTCGAATGCTGCTCGGGCGTTTATGGCCCTGCTGGACGCGCAAATCGATCTGCCAGGGACTCTCGGCTGA
- the leuC gene encoding 3-isopropylmalate dehydratase large subunit: protein MAGKTLYDKLWDSHLVKQRDDGSALIYIDRHIIHEVTSPQAFEGLRLAGRKPWRIDANIATPDHNVPTTPERKGGISAIADQVSRLQVQTLDDNCDEYGIVEFKMNDVRQGIVHVISPEQGATLPGMTVVCGDSHTSTHGAFGALAHGIGTSEVEHVLATQCLVAKKMKNMLVRVEGRLPFGVTAKDIVLAVIGKIGTAGGNGHAIEFAGSAIRDLSIEGRMTICNMSIEAGARVGLVAADQKTVDYVKGRPFAPKGAEWDLAVESWKDLVSDADAHFDTVVELDAAQIKPQVSWGTSPEMVLAVDQNVPDPAKEMDLVKRDSIVRALKYMGLTANQAITDIQLDRVFIGSCTNSRIEDLRAAAVIAKGRKVASTIKQAIVVPGSGLVKAQAEAEGLDKIFLEAGFEWREPGCSMCLAMNPDRLESGEHCASTSNRNFEGRQGAGGRTHLVSPAMAAAAAVNGRFIDVRELI, encoded by the coding sequence ATGGCCGGCAAAACGCTCTACGACAAGCTCTGGGATTCGCATTTGGTCAAGCAGCGCGACGATGGTTCGGCGCTGATCTATATCGATCGTCACATCATCCACGAAGTGACCTCGCCGCAAGCCTTCGAAGGCCTGCGTCTGGCCGGGCGCAAGCCTTGGCGCATCGATGCCAACATCGCGACCCCGGACCACAACGTACCGACCACCCCGGAGCGCAAGGGCGGCATCAGCGCCATTGCCGACCAGGTTTCGCGTTTGCAGGTCCAGACCCTCGACGACAACTGCGATGAATACGGCATCGTCGAATTCAAGATGAACGACGTGCGCCAGGGCATCGTCCACGTCATCAGTCCGGAGCAGGGCGCGACCTTGCCGGGCATGACCGTGGTCTGCGGTGACTCGCACACCTCGACCCATGGCGCCTTCGGCGCATTGGCCCACGGTATCGGCACTTCCGAGGTCGAGCACGTGCTCGCCACCCAGTGCCTGGTCGCCAAGAAAATGAAGAACATGCTGGTGCGCGTCGAAGGCCGGTTGCCGTTCGGCGTAACCGCCAAGGACATCGTTCTGGCCGTGATCGGCAAGATCGGCACCGCCGGCGGTAACGGCCACGCCATCGAATTTGCCGGCAGCGCGATTCGCGACCTGTCCATCGAAGGCCGCATGACCATTTGCAACATGTCCATCGAAGCCGGCGCCCGTGTGGGCCTGGTGGCGGCGGACCAGAAGACTGTGGATTACGTCAAGGGTCGTCCGTTCGCACCGAAAGGCGCCGAGTGGGATCTGGCGGTCGAATCCTGGAAAGACCTGGTATCCGACGCCGACGCGCATTTCGACACCGTGGTCGAACTCGACGCCGCGCAGATCAAGCCGCAAGTCAGCTGGGGCACTTCGCCGGAAATGGTCCTGGCCGTTGATCAGAACGTGCCGGACCCGGCCAAGGAAATGGATCTGGTCAAACGCGACTCGATCGTCCGCGCCTTGAAATACATGGGGCTGACCGCCAATCAGGCGATCACCGACATCCAGCTCGACCGCGTATTCATCGGTTCCTGCACCAACTCGCGGATCGAAGACTTGCGCGCTGCCGCTGTGATCGCCAAGGGCCGCAAGGTTGCCTCGACCATCAAACAGGCCATCGTGGTGCCAGGCTCGGGTCTGGTGAAGGCTCAGGCCGAGGCGGAAGGTCTGGACAAGATCTTCCTTGAAGCCGGTTTCGAATGGCGTGAGCCGGGTTGCTCGATGTGTCTGGCGATGAACCCGGATCGTTTGGAGTCCGGTGAGCATTGCGCCTCGACCTCCAACCGTAACTTCGAAGGCCGTCAGGGCGCCGGTGGCCGTACGCACCTCGTCAGCCCGGCCATGGCCGCTGCGGCGGCGGTGAACGGTCGTTTCATCGACGTTCGTGAATTGATCTAA
- the leuD gene encoding 3-isopropylmalate dehydratase small subunit, translated as MKAFTQHTGLVAPLDRANVDTDQIIPKQFLKSIKRTGFGPNLFDEWRYLDVGQPYQDNSKRPLNKEFVLNAERYQGASVLLARENFGCGSSREHAPWALEEYGFRSIIAPSYADIFFNNSFKNGLLPIILSDAEVDELFKQVEAEPGYQLQIDLREQTVTSPSGKVYRFEIDAFRKHCLLNGLDDIGLTLQDGDAIAAFEAKHRASQPWLFRDA; from the coding sequence ATGAAAGCTTTTACCCAGCACACTGGTCTTGTCGCGCCTCTGGATCGTGCCAACGTCGATACCGATCAGATCATTCCGAAGCAATTCTTGAAGTCGATCAAGCGCACCGGTTTTGGTCCGAACCTGTTTGACGAGTGGCGTTACCTCGATGTGGGGCAGCCGTATCAGGACAACTCCAAGCGCCCGCTGAACAAGGAGTTCGTACTCAACGCCGAGCGTTATCAAGGCGCCAGCGTGTTGCTGGCCCGCGAAAACTTCGGTTGCGGTTCCAGCCGTGAGCACGCGCCATGGGCGCTGGAAGAATACGGTTTCCGCAGCATCATCGCGCCGAGCTATGCCGACATCTTCTTCAACAACAGCTTCAAGAACGGCTTGTTGCCGATCATCCTGAGCGACGCCGAAGTCGACGAGCTGTTCAAGCAGGTCGAGGCCGAGCCGGGCTATCAGTTGCAGATCGATCTGCGCGAACAGACCGTGACCAGCCCGAGCGGCAAGGTCTATCGCTTCGAGATCGACGCATTCCGCAAGCACTGCCTGCTCAACGGTCTGGACGACATCGGCCTGACCTTGCAGGACGGCGATGCGATTGCGGCGTTCGAAGCCAAACATCGCGCGAGCCAGCCGTGGTTGTTCCGCGACGCGTGA
- a CDS encoding class I SAM-dependent methyltransferase encodes MTSTAHSQVVQKQFGEQAAAYLSSAVHAKGTEFALLQAELAGKGEARVLDLGCGAGHVSFHVAPLVKEVVAYDLSQQMLDVVAAAAVDRGLSNVSTVNGAAERLPFADGEFDFVFSRYSAHHWSDLGVALREVRRVLKPGGVAAFIDVLSPGSPLFDTYLQSVEVLRDTSHVRDYSAGEWLRQVSEAGLHTRSTTRQRLRLEYNSWVERMRTPEVMRAAIRQLQQSMGNEVRDYFEIEADGSFSTDVLVLWAEK; translated from the coding sequence ATGACCAGCACCGCCCACAGTCAGGTTGTACAAAAGCAATTCGGTGAACAGGCCGCCGCCTACCTGAGCAGCGCCGTTCACGCTAAAGGCACTGAATTTGCGCTGCTGCAGGCCGAGCTGGCGGGGAAGGGCGAGGCTCGAGTGCTGGACTTGGGTTGCGGCGCCGGGCACGTGAGTTTTCACGTCGCTCCTTTGGTGAAGGAAGTGGTGGCCTACGACCTGTCGCAGCAGATGCTCGATGTGGTGGCCGCCGCTGCCGTGGATCGCGGTTTGAGCAATGTGTCCACGGTCAACGGTGCCGCCGAACGTTTGCCGTTCGCCGATGGCGAATTTGACTTCGTGTTCAGCCGCTATTCGGCGCACCATTGGAGTGACCTCGGCGTGGCCTTGCGCGAAGTGCGCCGGGTGCTGAAACCGGGTGGCGTGGCGGCGTTCATCGATGTGCTGTCGCCGGGCAGTCCGCTGTTCGACACCTATTTGCAGAGCGTCGAAGTGCTGCGCGACACCAGTCATGTGCGCGATTATTCGGCCGGTGAGTGGCTGCGCCAGGTCAGCGAGGCCGGTCTGCACACCCGCAGCACCACGCGTCAGCGCCTGCGTCTGGAGTACAACAGCTGGGTCGAGCGCATGCGCACGCCTGAAGTGATGCGCGCCGCGATCCGCCAGTTGCAGCAATCAATGGGCAACGAAGTACGCGATTATTTTGAAATTGAGGCCGATGGTTCGTTCAGTACAGATGTACTGGTGCTCTGGGCTGAAAAGTAA
- the leuB gene encoding 3-isopropylmalate dehydrogenase, which produces MSKQILILPGDGIGPEIMAEAVKVLELANDKYSLGFELSHDVIGGAAIDKHGVPLADETLDRARAADAVLLGAVGGPKWDTIERDIRPERGLLKIRAQLGLFGNLRPAILYPQLAEASSLKPEIVAGLDILIVRELTGGIYFGAPRGTRTLENGERQSYDTLPYSESEIRRIARVGFDMARVRGKKLCSVDKANVLASSQLWREVVEQVAKDYPDVELSHMYVDNAAMQLVRAPKQFDVIVTDNMFGDILSDEASMLTGSIGMLPSASLDANNKGMYEPCHGSAPDIAGKGIANPLATILSVSMMLRYSFNLHEAADAIEKAVSVVLDQGLRTGDIFSTGCTKVGTQEMGDAVVAALRNL; this is translated from the coding sequence ATGAGCAAGCAGATTCTGATTCTCCCAGGCGACGGTATTGGTCCGGAAATCATGGCCGAAGCGGTCAAGGTGCTGGAGCTGGCCAACGACAAGTACAGCCTGGGCTTCGAACTGAGCCATGACGTGATCGGTGGCGCCGCCATCGACAAGCACGGCGTGCCGCTGGCCGACGAAACCCTGGACCGCGCCCGCGCAGCCGATGCCGTGCTGCTGGGCGCCGTGGGCGGCCCGAAATGGGACACCATCGAGCGTGACATCCGCCCTGAGCGCGGTCTGTTGAAAATCCGTGCGCAACTGGGCCTGTTCGGCAACCTGCGTCCGGCAATCCTGTACCCGCAACTGGCTGAGGCTTCGAGCCTGAAGCCGGAAATCGTCGCCGGTCTGGACATCCTGATCGTCCGTGAGCTGACCGGTGGTATCTACTTCGGCGCACCGCGCGGCACCCGCACCCTGGAAAACGGCGAGCGTCAGTCCTACGACACGCTGCCGTATAGCGAAAGCGAAATCCGCCGCATCGCCCGCGTCGGTTTCGACATGGCCCGCGTGCGTGGCAAGAAGCTGTGCTCGGTGGACAAGGCCAACGTGCTGGCGTCCAGCCAATTGTGGCGGGAAGTGGTCGAGCAGGTCGCCAAGGATTATCCGGACGTCGAACTGAGCCACATGTACGTCGACAACGCCGCCATGCAACTGGTGCGTGCACCGAAGCAGTTCGACGTGATCGTCACCGACAACATGTTCGGCGACATCCTGTCCGACGAAGCGTCGATGCTCACCGGCTCCATCGGCATGCTGCCCTCGGCCTCGCTGGACGCCAATAACAAGGGTATGTACGAGCCTTGCCACGGTTCGGCGCCGGACATCGCGGGCAAAGGCATCGCCAACCCGCTGGCGACCATTCTGTCGGTGTCGATGATGCTGCGTTACAGCTTCAATCTGCACGAAGCGGCGGATGCCATCGAGAAAGCGGTCAGCGTGGTGCTGGATCAAGGTCTGCGCACCGGCGATATCTTTTCGACCGGTTGCACTAAAGTCGGTACGCAGGAAATGGGTGACGCAGTAGTCGCCGCGCTGCGGAATCTGTAA
- the asd gene encoding aspartate-semialdehyde dehydrogenase: MKRVGLIGWRGMVGSVLMQRMLEEQDFDLIEPVFFTTSNVGGQGPSVGKDIAPLKDAYSIEELKTLDVILTCQGGDYTSEVFPKLREAGWQGYWIDAASSLRMNDDAVIILDPVNRKVIDQQLDAGTKNYIGGNCTVSLMLMGLGGLFEAGLVEWMSAMTYQAASGAGAQNMRELIKQMGATHAAVADQLADPASAILDIDRRVAEAMRSDAYPTENFGVPLAGSLIPWIDKELPNGQSREEWKAQAETNKILGRFKSPIPVDGICVRIGAMRCHSQALTIKLNKDVPIADIEGLISQHNPWVKLVPNQREISMQELSPTKVTGTLNVPVGRLRKLNMGSQFVGAFTVGDQLLWGAAEPLRRMLRILLER, from the coding sequence ATGAAACGTGTAGGTCTGATCGGTTGGCGCGGCATGGTCGGTTCCGTGCTCATGCAGCGGATGCTGGAAGAGCAGGACTTCGATCTTATCGAGCCGGTGTTTTTCACCACTTCCAATGTCGGTGGCCAAGGCCCGTCCGTGGGCAAGGACATTGCTCCGCTCAAGGACGCTTACAGCATTGAAGAGCTGAAGACCCTCGACGTGATCCTGACCTGCCAGGGCGGCGACTACACCAGCGAAGTGTTCCCGAAGCTGCGCGAAGCCGGCTGGCAGGGTTACTGGATCGACGCGGCCTCGAGCCTGCGGATGAACGACGACGCCGTCATCATTCTCGACCCGGTCAACCGCAAGGTCATCGACCAGCAGCTCGATGCGGGCACCAAGAACTACATCGGCGGCAACTGCACCGTCAGCCTGATGCTGATGGGCCTGGGCGGTCTGTTCGAGGCCGGTCTGGTCGAGTGGATGAGCGCCATGACCTATCAGGCGGCCTCCGGCGCCGGCGCGCAGAACATGCGTGAACTGATCAAGCAGATGGGCGCGACCCACGCCGCTGTCGCCGATCAACTGGCCGATCCTGCCAGCGCGATCCTCGACATCGACCGTCGTGTGGCTGAAGCCATGCGCAGCGATGCGTACCCGACCGAAAACTTCGGTGTGCCGCTGGCCGGCAGCCTGATCCCGTGGATCGACAAGGAACTGCCGAACGGCCAGAGCCGCGAAGAGTGGAAGGCCCAGGCCGAGACCAACAAGATCCTCGGCCGCTTCAAGAGCCCGATCCCGGTCGACGGCATCTGCGTGCGCATCGGCGCCATGCGTTGCCACAGCCAGGCGCTGACCATCAAGCTGAACAAGGATGTGCCGATCGCCGATATCGAAGGGCTGATCAGCCAGCACAACCCATGGGTCAAACTGGTGCCTAACCAGCGTGAAATCAGCATGCAGGAGCTGAGCCCGACGAAAGTCACCGGCACCCTGAACGTACCGGTCGGTCGTCTGCGCAAGCTGAACATGGGTTCGCAGTTCGTTGGCGCGTTCACCGTCGGCGACCAGTTGCTGTGGGGCGCTGCCGAGCCGCTGCGTCGCATGCTGCGGATCCTGCTGGAGCGTTGA